The genomic region GCCCTGCATCTGGAGCTGGCTGAAGCACCCGAGAGCGTGCCGGTCGCACGGCCCGCACTCAAACCCCGCAAGCTGAATGCCGGTCCGGCGAGCATCACCCCCTTCGCCCGCGAGGCACGCCAGCTGGAACTCTTCAACTGATCGGCTGATCTGTACCCCTCGCCAGATCAGCGATTGCGGCCGAGCCGGTCGTGGCTCTCCACCCAGTCCCCCGCCACGACCGCGCTCGCCAGCGATATCTCCCCCGCCAGCACGGTTGCCGCGCATATCTCGATAAAGCGCCCGACCTTGCCCTTGCCCCGGCAACCCAGAATATCCAGGCACTCGCCTTGTGTGGGCAGCTGCGTACCGCCGCCAAATGTCGCCACGATCAGGGCCGGCAGGGTGATCGACCAGTAATAGGTCTCCCCATCATCCTCCAGACGCACAAAGGTTATCGCGGTATGGGATTCGGCGATATTGGCCGCGTCCTGCCCGCACGCGATGAACAGGGCCGCCAGCCCGTTGGCCGCATGCATGCCGTTATTGGCGCTGCCCGCCATCACCGATCCGGCAAAGGAGTTGAGCCGGGCACGGAAGAGCGTGGCTGCATCGACGCCCGCGCGCTCCTTGAGCAGAGAGCTGGGGATCCAGGCTTCCGCGATCACCCGCGCGCCGCGCGAATGCAGCACGTTGAGCTGGGAGTGCTTCTTGTCGGTATCCATCGCGCCAGAGAGGGTATAGCGCGCGCCGCCGGGATGATTGGCGGCTATCCATTCGCACGCCGCCAGCGTGGCCTTGCCGCACATATTCTGGCCTGCCGCGTCGCCTGTCTCATAGTTGAAACGCAAATGGAGCATCGGCCCCACCGAGTAGCGCTCGATATGGGAGAGTTTGGCCACTGACGATGTGGTTTCGGCGGCGGCGCGGATACCGTCCGGATTTCCGTCGATCCACTGCGCGAACGATCGTGCGCCGCGTGCATCATTGAAATGAAAGACAGGCGCGCGCTGCATGAAGCGCTCATGGATGGTGGTCTTTACCCCACCCGCCTCGGTCAGGATACGCATCCCCCGGTTATAGCTCGCCACCAGCGTGCCTTCGGTGGTCGCCAGCGGCACATAGACATCCTCGCTCACGTGCTCGCCATTGATCCGCAAGGGGCCTGCAAGTCCTATCGGCACCTGGGCCGCGCCGATAAAGTTCTCGATATTCCCGGCGGTCACACCGGGGTCAAACGAGTATGACCCGACATGGTCAAGCGGCAGGCCGGTGCGCGCGGTCAGAAACTCCCG from Glycocaulis abyssi harbors:
- a CDS encoding hydroxymethylglutaryl-CoA reductase, translating into MNDRRNDTRAPVPRDKTNDHTHDAARMRREFLTARTGLPLDHVGSYSFDPGVTAGNIENFIGAAQVPIGLAGPLRINGEHVSEDVYVPLATTEGTLVASYNRGMRILTEAGGVKTTIHERFMQRAPVFHFNDARGARSFAQWIDGNPDGIRAAAETTSSVAKLSHIERYSVGPMLHLRFNYETGDAAGQNMCGKATLAACEWIAANHPGGARYTLSGAMDTDKKHSQLNVLHSRGARVIAEAWIPSSLLKERAGVDAATLFRARLNSFAGSVMAGSANNGMHAANGLAALFIACGQDAANIAESHTAITFVRLEDDGETYYWSITLPALIVATFGGGTQLPTQGECLDILGCRGKGKVGRFIEICAATVLAGEISLASAVVAGDWVESHDRLGRNR